From Coccinella septempunctata chromosome 4, icCocSept1.1, whole genome shotgun sequence, a single genomic window includes:
- the LOC123312504 gene encoding uncharacterized protein LOC123312504, whose amino-acid sequence MDKAKKARTVHRRIFTKIYNNIESRISNGNFNSDEVKAAFQVLESKYEEIRTLDKEVFNFMIEENMSDTDIETDCDSVEEYSLKFNVIKERFSSSTEKVREISFSEGEVGTLQRKFKLPQIELKKFGGDIRDWLHFWGLFKKLDEDPTMDNEEKFQYLILSTIPKSRARTVVESFPPTFENYPKAIEALKSRFGREELLIELYIRDLIGLLTSNTKSLSMLYDKLECQLRALESLGITSDKCSAMLFPLVESCLPEELLRIWQRSYSADTAAAKSQDKVKKLMDFIRNEVENEEKVSMAKSGVGSARAKEQKKMMTTENNKATPYTASELVTTNNEVVSCIFCGRSEHKSFECSNSQAHMERENWLG is encoded by the exons ATGGATAAGGCAAAGAAAGCAAGAACAGTACACCGAAGAATTTTCACAAAGATCTACAATAATATTGAAAGCCGGATTTCCAATGGGAATTTTAATAGTGATGAAGTTAAAGCGGCTTTTCAAGTTCTGGAGAGTAAATATGAAGAGATCAGGACCTTAGACAAGGAGGTGTTTAACTTCATGATAGAAGAAAATATGAGTGACACCGATATTGAAACAGACTGTGATAGTGTGgaagaatattcattgaaattcaatgttataaaaGAAAGATTTTCATCTTCCACAGAAAAGGTTCGCGAAATATCTTTCTCAGAAGGCGAAGTTGGTACGCTCCAAAGAAAATTTAAGCTTCCACAGATAGAGTTGAAAAAGTTTGGTGGTGATATTCGAGATTGGCTGCATTTTTGGGGATTATTTAAGAAACTAGATGAAGATCCCACCATGGACAATGAGGAGAAATTTCAGTACCTAATTCTATCGACAATACCTAAGTCAAGAGCAAGAACTGTCGTGGAGAGTTTTCCACCCACCTTCGAGAATTATCCTAAGGCAATTGAGGCTCTGAAGTCCCGGTTCGGAAGAGAAGAACTCCTTATTGAATTATATATAAGAGATTTGATAGGATTACTAACATCAAACACAAAGTCCCTGTCAATGTTATATGACAAGTTGGAATGTCAGTTGAGAGCTCTTGAATCACTGGGAATCACATCAGATAAATGTTCAGCCATGTTATTTCCATTGGTAGAATCCTGTCTTCCTGAGGAGCTCTTGCGGATATGGCAGCGTTCGTATTCGGCAGATACAGCGGCAGCGAAATCTCAAGACAAAGTGAAGAAACTTATGGATTTTATAAGGAATGAAGTTGAGAATGAAGAGAAAGTTTCAATGGCGAAGTCAGGAGTAGGATCTGCCAGGGCGAAGGAACAGAAGAAGATGATGACGACAGAAAACAACAAAGCAACTCCATATACAGCTTCTGAACTCGTGACCacaaataacgaagttgtttctTGTATTTTTTGCGGACGTTCAGAGCATAAGAGTTTTGAATGTTCGAATTCACAAG CTCACATGGAAAGAGAAAATTGGTTGGGATGA